The Nitrospira sp. sequence ATGCGGCTCCTGGTCGAAAAGATCTGGTGCACCTGGGGATTGGCGATCAGATCGACGTAGCGCTGCCGATACCGTGTTTCGACATCTGTGAGGCCGTGCCACTTTTCCGGGAGCGGACGGAGGGCTTTGCTGAGAAACGTCAGGCTATGAACCTCGACCGTGAATTCATTCGTCTTCGTGCGGAAGAGCTTTCCCGTGACGCCGATCCAGTCTCCGAGATCGAGCTGCTCGACGACTGTATACGCTTGTTGCGAGAGGAGATCTTTCTTGAGGTAGACTTGGAGACGATCGGAACCGTCTTGTAAGACCGCAAACCCGGCCTTCCCAAAACGCCGCAACGCGACGATCCGTCCCGCAAAAGTACAAGAGATCTTTTCCTGCTCCAACGTCTCCTTGGTCTTTTCACCGTGCATTCTAAGCAATGCTCCGGCACGGTCTTTGACCTCGAAGCGGCTGCCGTAGGGTGGGACACCGGCCTCTCGCAAGAGTTCGAGTTTCTTGATCCGCTGTTGCCGCTGTTCGTTCAGTTCATCCATGGCGTCGTCACAGGGTTGCTAGAGATCATCCTCGGGACCACCCACCGGTGCAAGTTGATCGCTTCCTTTCCCGAGCTTCTTCTTCAAATAGGCCTCGATGAATCCGTCGAGGTCGCCGTCCATGACGGACGATACATTGCCGCTCTGATGCCCTGTCCGGTGATCCTTGACCATCTGGTAGGGCTGGAACACATATGAACGGATTTGGCTTCCCCACGCGATGTCCTTCTTTTCGCCGACGATCGCGTTGAACTCCGCCTCTTTTTTCTTTTGTTCCAATTCGAAGAGGCGCGATTTCAAGATCTTCATCGCTCCGTTTCGATTTTGGAGCTGAGAGCGCTCATTCTGGCATTGAACGACGATGCCGGACGGTAAGTGAGTAATGCGAATGGCGGTTTCCACCTTGTTGACGTTCTGTCCTCCGGCTCCTCCCGAGCGAAAGGTATCGATCCGGAGATCCTTCTCTTCGACCACGACGTCGATATCCTCACTCAGCTCCGGATAGACGAAGACGGACGCGAATGAGGTGTGCCGCCGCTTGTTGGAGTCGAATGGGGAAATGCGCACCAACCGATGGACCCCGGCTTCAGCCTTCAGATACCCATAAGCATAGGGTCCCGTGATCGAGACCGTCACGCTCTTGATGC is a genomic window containing:
- the prfB gene encoding peptide chain release factor 2 (programmed frameshift), which gives rise to MLEDVKVRVRALSEQVSELRGHFDFAHMTADLQELEAQMGQPDFWSNARAATVVSRKKATIERELQQWQEIEAKMGDLGALLELAHESDDASLEAELAVELRQLEPRLATLRVELLLSGELDPNNAIVAIHPGAGGTESQDWAQMLLRMYVRWAEHKKFKVETLDLLPGDEAGIKSVTVSITGPYAYGYLKAEAGVHRLVRISPFDSNKRRHTSFASVFVYPELSEDIDVVVEEKDLRIDTFRSGGAGGQNVNKVETAIRITHLPSGIVVQCQNERSQLQNRNGAMKILKSRLFELEQKKKEAEFNAIVGEKKDIAWGSQIRSYVFQPYQMVKDHRTGHQSGNVSSVMDGDLDGFIEAYLKKKLGKGSDQLAPVGGPEDDL